The following coding sequences lie in one Crassostrea angulata isolate pt1a10 chromosome 10, ASM2561291v2, whole genome shotgun sequence genomic window:
- the LOC128164488 gene encoding uncharacterized protein LOC128164488 yields the protein MESVPSEIYDGMQHMSEPVFECMCEIVGTSQQLAIRREAMDIGDVLDRQVKSSSGVREMISGSFREGFRLKQSDVDYMYWSNNHRVILDMSQSKYYNTDNTTLILSDSSESPPGFTLLQLLTPSRDEDIQSACTKVKDRDYISSSVYRQLTCSAILSNATEHGPCGSSSMPGGQEYDTAICFVSDFWHPSASSWINRCHSWPDPEVVDNIVRNGCHFVAIGHPLGLHEKNEWRISFSQAEFKIVYSMNHCQFLIYGLLKLFLKEVINRQSDKNNTRLCSYHMKTAIFWAIQQNTLSQCCPQNFLASFWVCFKLLLKWVYEGVCPSFFIPQNNLFSTKICGSAQHHLFRQLHKLYKNGLACLLQSSSIRFYLMLVDSNIGASIFKDKCIVISEVDFDLELFDEANRIGNTLTPDLHRCAKYLHIVEMLIGSRLRGNQVVTLQRFTSMIFQFTAFILHNKFVSTCDNKQMYIADKISCHMLKLAANFGCVSDMLYIAMYYYKTLRYREALSVIELIKIKLAQPYLMYKGHVDRKRYAEAIGGQSWSKKMRNAMARDIKLDNSICYIRELILEQQCSLQNEVPAIFIPVFVMLHFLEFLCYKCIDSTLSKAALNRLQDLVHNDQGVFVPEIFKDISWEILGICQQIAGNSQASLYSLSQSLKQYPHHEIQTATQGRRNFRMWFNIVKSLLVNK from the exons ATGGAGTCTGTTCCCTCAGAAAT ATATGATGGAATGCAGCACATGTCAGAGCCAGTGTTTGAGTGTATGTGTGAGATTGTTGGGACCTCACAACAGCTTGCCATCAGGAGAGAAGCAATGGACATCGGGGATGTGTTAGACAGACAAGTAAAATCTAGTAGTGGGGTCAGGGAGATGATAAGCGGAAGCTTTAGAGAAGGATTTAGATTAAAGCAATCAGATGTTGACTATATGTACTGGTCAAACAATCATCGAGTGATCTTGGACATGTCCCAGTCTAAGTATTACAACACAGACAATACAACCTTGATTCTCTCTGACAGTTCtgagagtccaccaggattcactCTACTTCAGTTACTGACACCATCAAGAGACGAAGATATTCAATCAGCATGTACCAAAGTCAAAGACAGAGACTATATATCTAGTTCTGTATACAGGCAATTAACTTGTTCTGCAATTCTTTCTAATGCGACTGAACATGGACCCTGTGGTAGTAGTTCTATGCCAGGTGGACAGGAATATGACACTGCCATCTGTTTTGTTAGTGACTTTTGGCATCCGTCTGCCTCCTCATGGATAAACAGATGTCACTCATGGCCTGATCCTGAAGTTGTTGATAATATTGTCAGAAATGGATGTCACTTTGTAGCAATAGGCCACCCATTAGGACTCCATGAAAAGAATGAATGGAGAATCTCATTTTCGCAGGCAGAATTTAAAATTGTGTACTCAATGAACCATTGTCAGTTTCTAATTTATGGATTgctaaaactatttttaaaagaagttatCAATAGGCAGTCAGACAAAAACAATACCCGGCTGTGCTCTTATCACATGAAGACAGCAATATTTTGGGCAATTCAGCAAAACACATTATCACAATGTTGTCCACAAAATTTCCTGGCCAgtttctgggtctgctttaAACTCCTCCTTAAATGGGTGTATGAGGGGGTCTGCCCCAGTTTTTTCATACCGCAAAACAACCTGTTTAGTACAAAGATTTGCGGCTCTGCACAACACCATTTGTTCCGACAGTTACATAAATTGTACAAGAATGGTCTGGCCTGTCTGTTACAGAGTTCCTCTATCAGGTTCTATCTCATGCTTGTCGATTCCAATATTGGAGCTTCTATCTTTAAAGATAAATGTATAGTCATATCTGAAGTTGACTTTGATTTAGAACTTTTCGATGAGGCAAATCGTATTGGTAACACACTCACACCAGATCTTCACAGATGTGCCAAATATCTACACATAGTAGAAATGTTGATAGGTTCACGCCTTAGAGGAAATCAAGTTGTCACTTTACAGAGATTCACATCAATGATCTTTCAGTTCACTGCTTTTATATTGCACAACAAATTCGTTAGCACGTGTGACAACAAGCAGATGTATATTGCAGACAAAATATCCTGTCATATGCTAAAACTAGCTGCCAATTTTGGGTGTGTCTCTGATATGTTGTACATTGCAatgtattattacaagacaCTCAGATACAGGGAAGCTTTATCTGTTATAGAGTTGATAAAGATCAAATTAGCACAGCCATATCTGATGTATAAAGGGCATGTGGACAGAAAGAGGTATGCTGAAGCTATAGGGGGACAGTCGTGGTCTAAAAAGATGAGAAATGCTATGGCAAGGGATATCAAACTTGACAATTCTATCTGTTATATCAGAGAACTAATACTAGAACAACAGTGTTCCCTGCAAAATGAAGTGCCTGCAATATTTATTCCTGTGTTTGTAATGTTACACTTCCTAGAGTTCTTGTGTTACAAATGCATTGATTCAACATTATCAAAAGCAGCTCTAAATAGGTTACAGGACCTTGTCCACAATGATCAGGGAGTCTTTGTACCTGAAATATTTAAAGACATTTCCTGGGAGatcctggggatctgtcaacagattGCGGGGAACTCCCAGGCTTCTTTATACTCATTGAGTCAGTCACTTAAACAGTATCCACACCATGAAATACAAACTGCTACACAGGGGAGACGAAACTTTAGAATGTGGTTCAATATTGTCAAATCTTTACTAGTAAATAAATGA